Proteins encoded by one window of Pseudomonas sp. PSKL.D1:
- the gap gene encoding type I glyceraldehyde-3-phosphate dehydrogenase: MTLRIAINGFGRIGRNVLRALYTQGYRQDLQVVAINDLGDSAMNAHLLKYDSVHGAFDATVEADHESLTVNGDRIAVSAIRNPADLPWKAEAIDVVFECTGLFTDRAKAAAHLAAGAGKVIISAPAKGADATVVYGVNHDTLRASHQIISSASCTTNCLAPIAQVLHREFGIEQGLMTTIHAYTNDQVLTDVYHSDPYRARSATQSMIPSKTGAAEAVGLVLPELAGKLTGMAVRVPVINVSLVDLTVNLQREATAEQVNQLFQEASRHSKVLGYNALPLVSCDFNHNPLSSIFDANHTRANGRMLKVLAWYDNEWGFSNRMLDNCLALMNAR, translated from the coding sequence ATGACCCTACGCATCGCCATCAATGGATTCGGCCGCATCGGGCGCAATGTCCTGCGCGCACTGTATACCCAAGGCTACCGCCAGGACTTGCAGGTCGTCGCCATCAACGACCTGGGCGACAGCGCGATGAACGCCCACCTGCTCAAGTACGACAGCGTGCACGGCGCTTTCGACGCCACCGTGGAGGCTGACCACGAAAGCCTGACGGTCAACGGTGACCGTATTGCGGTCAGCGCCATCCGCAACCCGGCAGACCTGCCCTGGAAGGCTGAGGCGATTGACGTGGTGTTCGAATGCACCGGGCTGTTCACTGATCGCGCCAAAGCCGCAGCGCACCTGGCGGCAGGGGCTGGCAAGGTCATTATCTCGGCACCTGCCAAGGGCGCTGATGCCACGGTGGTGTATGGCGTAAACCACGATACCTTGCGGGCGTCGCACCAGATCATCTCCAGCGCATCGTGCACCACCAACTGCCTGGCACCGATTGCCCAGGTGCTGCACCGCGAGTTCGGCATCGAGCAGGGGCTGATGACCACCATTCACGCCTACACCAACGATCAGGTGCTGACCGACGTTTACCACAGTGACCCCTACCGCGCCCGTTCTGCCACCCAGTCGATGATCCCGAGCAAGACCGGCGCTGCCGAAGCCGTGGGGCTGGTGCTGCCGGAACTGGCCGGCAAACTGACCGGCATGGCCGTGCGCGTGCCGGTGATCAACGTGTCGCTGGTGGACCTCACCGTCAACCTTCAGCGCGAAGCCACGGCCGAGCAGGTCAATCAGCTGTTCCAGGAGGCAAGCCGACATTCCAAGGTGCTGGGCTATAACGCCCTGCCGCTGGTGTCGTGCGATTTCAACCACAACCCGCTGTCGTCGATTTTCGACGCCAACCACACCCGGGCCAACGGCCGCATGCTCAAGGTGCTGGCCTGGTATGACAATGAGTGGGGGTTCTCCAACCGGATGCTGGACAACTGCCTGGCGTTGATGAACGCACGTTGA
- a CDS encoding TonB-dependent receptor, producing MSTTRPSTLPRRAGQLSLLTLALLASGAVSLPALAAEPAQASSPRMGDYRFNIAQQPLVEAINAFSQVTGWQVGFSAEVAEGVASPGVRGSLPPEAALKQMLQGTGLGYRKISNGNVVLERQSAGNAIALQQMTVSATRSAQDVSQVPSTVSVQTRQELDRQNVNNIKDLVRYEPGVSVGGVGQRSGLNGYNIRGIDGERILTQVDGVSIPDSFFYGPYAQTQRNYVDPEIVKRVEILRGPASVLYGSNAIGGAVSYFTLDPDDIIKPGKDVGARLKTGYSSADDSWLTSATVAGRQGDFDGLLHLSQRNGHETESYGGHGGTGLSRTEANPEDVRTTNVLAKLGWNYADDARLGFTYERYKDDRDQNILSAVGGPFTNGTGLGMYRSRTGNDTVTRERFGINHEFGLDSVVADHIKWSLNYQIAKTDQETEEVYFPFSRTVLRTRDTTYKDRQWVFDAQLDKAFSIGETDHLLTYGTTLKHEKVTGSRSGTGTCLAVGGTCRAIGQVSTTDAQALVSDFPDPTVNTYSLFVQDEIRWNNWTFLPGARYDYTRMEPKFTEEFLRGIQGSGTAPGSLDDSDKKWHRVSPKLGVTYAFNDNYTWYGQYAEGFRTPTAKSMYGRFENQAEGYVVQGNPGLEPEKSKSYETGLRGNFEAGNFSAAVFYNKYRDFIDEDAVQSANLETTFQANNIKHATIKGAEVKGRLNLDHFGAPEGLYTQGSIAYANGRNDDNGQPLNSVNPLTGVFGLGYEQPNYGGLLSWTLVKRKTRVDDTTFFAPDGQSSQFRTPGYGVLDLTGFYKVTDDVTINAGLYNLTDKKYWQWDDVRGYDGQGEAGVTQPANLDRLTMPGRNFGINVVWDI from the coding sequence ATGTCCACAACTCGCCCGTCCACCCTTCCCCGCCGAGCAGGGCAACTGTCCCTGCTGACTTTGGCCCTGCTGGCCAGTGGCGCTGTAAGCCTGCCAGCACTGGCCGCAGAGCCGGCCCAGGCCAGCAGCCCGCGTATGGGTGACTACCGTTTCAACATCGCCCAACAGCCCCTGGTGGAAGCAATCAATGCATTCAGCCAAGTGACCGGCTGGCAGGTTGGCTTCAGTGCAGAAGTGGCCGAGGGCGTGGCGTCGCCCGGCGTACGCGGCTCGTTGCCGCCGGAAGCCGCACTCAAGCAAATGCTCCAGGGCACGGGCCTTGGCTACCGCAAGATCAGCAACGGCAACGTGGTGCTCGAGCGCCAGTCCGCCGGCAATGCCATTGCCCTGCAACAGATGACCGTCAGCGCCACCCGTAGCGCACAGGACGTGAGCCAGGTGCCCAGCACCGTCTCCGTGCAGACACGCCAGGAACTGGACCGCCAGAACGTCAACAACATCAAGGACCTGGTGCGCTACGAACCTGGCGTATCGGTGGGCGGCGTTGGCCAGCGTAGCGGCCTGAACGGCTACAACATTCGCGGCATCGACGGCGAGCGCATCCTGACCCAGGTCGACGGTGTATCGATCCCCGACAGCTTCTTCTACGGCCCGTATGCCCAAACCCAGCGCAACTATGTCGACCCTGAAATCGTCAAGCGCGTGGAAATCCTGCGCGGCCCGGCCTCGGTGCTGTACGGCAGCAACGCCATTGGCGGTGCGGTCAGCTACTTCACCCTCGACCCGGACGACATCATCAAGCCGGGCAAGGACGTGGGCGCCCGCCTGAAAACCGGTTACAGCTCCGCCGACGACAGCTGGCTGACCTCCGCCACCGTGGCCGGCCGCCAGGGCGACTTCGACGGCCTGCTGCACCTGAGCCAGCGCAACGGCCACGAAACCGAATCGTACGGTGGCCATGGCGGCACCGGCCTGTCGCGCACTGAAGCCAACCCGGAAGACGTGCGTACCACCAACGTGCTGGCCAAACTGGGCTGGAACTACGCCGACGACGCCCGCCTGGGTTTTACCTACGAGCGCTACAAGGATGACCGCGACCAGAACATCCTCAGCGCCGTAGGCGGCCCGTTCACCAACGGCACCGGCCTTGGCATGTACCGCAGCCGTACCGGCAACGATACCGTGACCCGCGAGCGCTTCGGCATCAACCACGAGTTCGGCCTGGATTCGGTTGTCGCCGACCACATCAAGTGGAGCCTGAACTACCAGATCGCCAAGACCGACCAGGAAACCGAGGAAGTCTACTTCCCGTTCAGCCGCACCGTGCTGCGTACGCGTGACACCACCTACAAAGACCGCCAATGGGTCTTCGATGCCCAACTTGACAAAGCCTTCAGCATTGGCGAAACCGACCACCTGCTGACCTACGGCACCACCCTCAAGCACGAGAAGGTCACCGGTTCGCGCAGCGGCACCGGCACCTGCCTGGCGGTAGGCGGCACCTGCCGCGCCATCGGCCAGGTCAGCACCACCGACGCCCAGGCACTGGTCAGCGACTTCCCGGACCCGACCGTCAACACCTACAGCCTGTTCGTGCAGGATGAAATCCGCTGGAACAACTGGACTTTCCTGCCAGGGGCTCGCTACGACTACACCCGCATGGAGCCCAAGTTCACCGAGGAATTCCTGCGCGGCATCCAGGGCTCGGGCACGGCACCAGGCAGCCTCGACGACTCGGACAAGAAGTGGCACCGCGTATCGCCGAAACTCGGCGTAACCTATGCCTTCAACGACAACTACACGTGGTACGGCCAATACGCGGAAGGCTTCCGCACACCGACCGCGAAGTCGATGTACGGCCGCTTCGAGAACCAGGCTGAAGGCTACGTGGTGCAAGGCAACCCCGGTCTTGAGCCCGAGAAGAGCAAGAGCTACGAAACCGGCCTGCGCGGCAACTTCGAGGCGGGCAACTTCAGCGCGGCGGTGTTCTACAACAAGTACCGCGACTTCATCGACGAAGACGCCGTGCAGTCGGCCAACCTCGAGACCACCTTCCAGGCCAACAACATCAAGCACGCCACCATCAAGGGTGCCGAGGTCAAAGGCCGCCTGAACCTTGACCACTTCGGTGCACCAGAAGGGCTGTACACCCAGGGCTCGATTGCCTATGCCAATGGCCGCAACGATGACAACGGCCAACCGCTGAACAGCGTCAACCCGCTGACCGGCGTGTTCGGCCTGGGTTACGAGCAGCCGAACTACGGCGGCCTGCTGAGCTGGACGCTGGTCAAACGCAAGACCCGCGTCGACGACACCACCTTCTTTGCGCCAGACGGCCAGAGCTCGCAGTTCCGCACCCCGGGCTACGGCGTGCTGGACCTGACCGGTTTCTACAAGGTGACCGACGACGTGACCATCAATGCCGGCCTGTACAACCTGACCGACAAGAAGTACTGGCAGTGGGATGACGTGCGTGGCTATGACGGCCAGGGCGAAGCGGGTGTGACCCAGCCGGCCAACCTCGACCGCCTGACCATGCCGGGGCGCAATTTCGGTATCAATGTGGTTTGGGATATCTGA
- a CDS encoding FecR family protein, translating to MTDSPVTRPPANGPDARARAMDEALGWLVRLQCASQADTQAFEQWLSAAPENAEAYVEAEALWNGSSLRQAATQMHQVKRRSVRGRLRTHWKPLATAAVLLVGLFTFGNLPVRLQADHLTVVGERQRLQLDDGAKVLLNTNSAFASDLQGGRQVARLLQGEAYFEVPGGNQLPLEVQAGPLRAQVRDTDFAVRYLDGEAQVRVQRGDVDLQAASDQRIRLTAGDSISVGPQGFGQRQRPDMHKDLAWVDGRLVFENCPLSQVLAEVRRYYPGWIINRNSELGDMAVTGNYRLDQPLETLRALAHITSAQLHEYPAVVILN from the coding sequence GTGACCGACAGCCCCGTCACCCGCCCGCCAGCCAACGGGCCCGACGCCCGCGCCCGTGCGATGGACGAGGCGCTGGGCTGGCTCGTGCGCTTGCAGTGCGCCAGCCAAGCGGACACCCAGGCCTTCGAGCAATGGTTAAGTGCGGCACCCGAAAATGCCGAAGCCTATGTCGAAGCCGAGGCGCTGTGGAATGGCAGCTCTCTGCGGCAGGCCGCTACACAGATGCATCAGGTAAAACGCCGTTCGGTGCGGGGCCGCCTACGTACCCACTGGAAACCGCTGGCCACGGCTGCCGTGCTGCTGGTCGGGCTGTTCACTTTCGGCAACTTGCCGGTACGCCTGCAGGCAGACCACCTCACCGTGGTAGGCGAGCGCCAGCGCCTGCAACTGGATGACGGTGCCAAGGTGTTGCTCAACACCAACTCCGCCTTTGCCAGTGACCTGCAGGGTGGCCGGCAGGTGGCTCGGCTGCTGCAGGGTGAGGCGTACTTCGAGGTGCCCGGCGGCAACCAGCTGCCATTGGAGGTACAGGCTGGTCCGCTACGGGCGCAGGTGCGCGATACCGACTTTGCCGTGCGCTACCTCGATGGTGAGGCGCAGGTACGCGTGCAACGGGGTGACGTCGACCTGCAGGCCGCCAGCGACCAGCGCATCCGCCTGACCGCTGGCGACAGCATCAGCGTCGGGCCGCAAGGCTTTGGCCAACGCCAGCGGCCGGACATGCACAAGGACCTGGCGTGGGTCGATGGCCGCCTGGTCTTCGAAAACTGCCCGCTGAGCCAGGTGCTGGCTGAAGTGCGCCGCTACTACCCCGGCTGGATCATCAACCGCAACAGCGAGCTTGGCGACATGGCTGTCACCGGCAACTACCGCCTCGACCAACCGCTGGAAACCTTGCGCGCCCTGGCCCACATCACCTCAGCACAGCTGCATGAATACCCCGCCGTGGTCATTCTGAACTGA
- the edd gene encoding phosphogluconate dehydratase: MHPRILEVTQRLIERSRATRERYLQLIRGAASDGPMRASLQCANFAHGVAGCGAEDKQALRLMNAANVAIVSAYNDMLSAHQPYLHFPDQIKQALREVGSVGQFAGGVPAMCDGVTQGEPGMELAIASREVIAMSTAVALSHNMFDAALMLGICDKIVPGLMMGALRFGHLPTIFVPGGPMVSGISNKQKADVRQRYAEGKASREELLESEMKSYHGPGTCTFYGTANTNQLVMEVMGLHLPGASFVNPYTPLRDALTAEAAQQVTRMTKASGSFMPLGEIVDEKALVNSIVALHATGGSTNHTLHIPAIAQAAGIQLTWQDMADLSEVVPTLSHVYPNGKADINHFQAAGGMAFLIRELLDAGLLHEDVNTVAGHGLRRYTQEPFLDNGKLVWREGPAQSLDESILRPVARPFSAEGGLRVMEGNLGRGVMKVSAVAPEHQVVEAPARVFHDQQSLADAFKAGELECDFVAVVRFQGPRCNGMPELHKLTPFLGVLQDRGYKVALVTDGRMSGASGKIPAAIHVCPEAFDGGPLARVRDGDIVRVDGVEGTLRVMVSAEELASRDLPAAPQGNDLGCGRELFGFMRMAFSPAEQGASAFTSALENLK, from the coding sequence ATGCATCCGCGCATCCTTGAGGTCACCCAGCGGCTGATCGAACGCAGCCGAGCCACCCGTGAACGCTACCTGCAGCTGATTCGCGGCGCGGCCAGTGACGGGCCCATGCGTGCCAGCCTGCAGTGTGCCAACTTCGCCCATGGCGTTGCCGGTTGCGGTGCAGAAGACAAGCAGGCCCTGCGCCTGATGAACGCTGCCAACGTGGCCATCGTTTCGGCCTACAACGACATGCTTTCGGCGCACCAGCCGTATCTGCACTTCCCGGACCAGATCAAGCAGGCCCTGCGCGAGGTCGGCTCGGTCGGCCAGTTCGCCGGTGGCGTGCCGGCCATGTGCGATGGCGTAACCCAGGGCGAGCCGGGCATGGAGCTGGCCATTGCCAGCCGTGAAGTGATCGCCATGTCCACGGCGGTGGCGCTGTCGCACAACATGTTCGATGCAGCGCTGATGCTGGGTATCTGCGACAAGATTGTCCCTGGCCTGATGATGGGGGCGTTGCGCTTCGGCCATTTGCCGACCATCTTCGTGCCGGGTGGGCCGATGGTGTCGGGCATTTCCAACAAGCAGAAGGCCGACGTGCGCCAGCGCTACGCCGAAGGCAAGGCCAGCCGCGAGGAGCTGCTGGAATCGGAAATGAAGTCCTATCACGGCCCAGGCACCTGCACCTTCTACGGCACCGCCAACACCAACCAGTTGGTGATGGAAGTGATGGGGCTGCACCTGCCGGGTGCTTCGTTCGTCAACCCCTATACGCCGCTGCGTGATGCGCTCACCGCGGAAGCGGCGCAGCAGGTTACGCGCATGACCAAGGCCAGCGGCAGCTTCATGCCGCTTGGCGAGATCGTCGACGAAAAGGCGCTGGTCAACTCCATCGTTGCCCTGCACGCCACCGGCGGCTCCACCAACCACACCCTGCACATCCCGGCCATCGCCCAGGCAGCGGGCATTCAGCTCACCTGGCAGGACATGGCCGACCTGTCCGAGGTTGTGCCAACCCTGTCCCACGTCTACCCCAACGGCAAGGCCGACATTAACCATTTCCAGGCTGCAGGGGGCATGGCCTTCCTGATTCGCGAGCTGCTCGATGCCGGCTTGCTGCACGAAGACGTCAACACCGTGGCCGGCCACGGCCTGCGCCGCTACACCCAGGAACCGTTCCTCGACAACGGCAAGCTGGTGTGGCGCGAAGGGCCGGCGCAGAGCCTGGATGAAAGCATCCTGCGCCCGGTCGCACGGCCTTTCTCGGCAGAGGGTGGCCTGCGGGTAATGGAAGGCAACCTTGGGCGTGGTGTGATGAAAGTGTCGGCGGTGGCACCTGAACACCAGGTGGTGGAGGCCCCGGCACGGGTATTCCACGACCAGCAATCGTTGGCCGATGCTTTCAAGGCCGGTGAGCTGGAGTGCGACTTCGTTGCAGTGGTGCGCTTCCAGGGGCCGCGTTGCAACGGCATGCCTGAACTACACAAATTGACGCCGTTTCTCGGTGTATTGCAGGACCGTGGCTACAAGGTGGCGCTGGTTACCGACGGCCGTATGTCGGGCGCATCGGGTAAAATCCCGGCGGCCATTCACGTCTGCCCCGAAGCCTTCGATGGCGGCCCGCTGGCGCGCGTGCGCGATGGTGATATCGTGCGGGTTGATGGCGTCGAAGGCACGCTGCGGGTAATGGTTTCGGCCGAAGAACTGGCCAGCCGCGACCTGCCAGCCGCGCCCCAAGGCAATGACCTGGGCTGCGGGCGCGAGCTGTTCGGCTTCATGCGCATGGCGTTCAGCCCCGCAGAACAAGGGGCGAGCGCCTTTACTTCGGCCCTGGAGAACCTCAAATGA
- a CDS encoding YbaN family protein — MTQPARSKLSRLLYGILAYVSLGIGLVAIVIPGLPTTEFILLAAWAATRSSPRLSAWLENHRLFGPILYNWRNGKVIKRRAKVSATVSMLLCAGLMLTFLEHHWPVFLAITGMAMGNLWIWSRPEQAVPTPSQAQQP, encoded by the coding sequence ATGACCCAACCAGCCCGCTCCAAACTGTCGCGCCTGCTGTACGGCATCCTGGCTTATGTAAGCCTGGGGATCGGGTTGGTGGCCATCGTCATCCCGGGCCTGCCCACTACTGAGTTCATCCTGCTGGCTGCGTGGGCAGCCACACGCAGTTCGCCGCGCTTGTCGGCATGGCTGGAGAACCACCGGTTGTTCGGGCCGATTCTGTACAACTGGCGCAATGGCAAGGTGATCAAAAGACGGGCCAAGGTCAGCGCCACCGTCAGCATGCTGTTGTGTGCAGGGCTGATGCTGACCTTTCTGGAGCACCATTGGCCGGTGTTCCTGGCTATAACCGGCATGGCCATGGGCAACCTCTGGATCTGGTCACGACCTGAGCAGGCCGTGCCAACCCCGTCACAAGCTCAGCAGCCCTGA
- a CDS encoding glucokinase translates to MKDLLVGDIGGTNARFALWRDNQLHEVKVFATADYTSPEQAIQAYLAEQGIARGGLSAVCLAVAGPVDGDEFRFTNNHWRLSRSAFCNTLQVERLMLINDFSAMALGMTRLQFGEFREVCPGQADPARPALVIGPGTGLGVGSLLRLGEQRWQALPGEGGHVDLPVGNAREAAIHQQIHGQIGHVSAETVLSGGGLVRLYQAICALDGDTPRHKTPADVTNAALAGEPRALAVIEQFCRFLGRVAGNNVLTLGARGGVYIVGGVIPRFAELFLRSGFAASFADKGCMSGYFAGVPVWLVTAEYSGLLGAGVALQQALDH, encoded by the coding sequence ATGAAGGACCTGCTGGTTGGCGACATCGGTGGCACCAATGCCCGTTTTGCGTTGTGGCGTGACAACCAGCTGCACGAGGTGAAAGTCTTCGCAACGGCCGACTACACCAGCCCCGAGCAAGCCATCCAGGCCTATCTGGCGGAGCAGGGCATCGCCCGTGGAGGCCTGTCGGCCGTCTGCCTTGCTGTGGCCGGGCCGGTCGATGGTGATGAGTTCCGCTTCACCAACAACCATTGGCGCTTGAGCCGCAGTGCGTTCTGCAACACGTTGCAGGTCGAGCGCCTCATGCTGATCAATGACTTTTCGGCCATGGCCCTGGGCATGACTCGCTTGCAGTTCGGCGAGTTCCGGGAGGTGTGCCCCGGCCAGGCCGACCCGGCGCGCCCTGCACTGGTGATCGGCCCTGGCACCGGCCTTGGTGTTGGCAGCTTGCTGCGTCTGGGTGAGCAGCGCTGGCAAGCGTTACCTGGGGAGGGTGGGCACGTCGACTTGCCGGTGGGTAATGCCCGCGAGGCGGCGATCCATCAACAGATTCACGGCCAGATCGGTCACGTCAGCGCCGAAACCGTGCTCAGCGGCGGCGGGCTGGTGCGGTTGTATCAGGCCATTTGTGCGCTGGATGGCGACACACCCCGTCACAAGACGCCTGCCGATGTTACCAATGCCGCTTTGGCCGGTGAGCCGCGGGCCTTGGCGGTGATCGAGCAGTTCTGCCGCTTCCTGGGGCGAGTGGCCGGTAACAATGTTCTGACCTTGGGAGCGCGCGGCGGGGTTTATATTGTCGGCGGCGTGATCCCGCGTTTTGCCGAACTGTTCCTGCGCAGTGGCTTTGCGGCAAGCTTTGCCGACAAGGGCTGCATGAGTGGATACTTCGCTGGCGTGCCGGTGTGGCTGGTGACGGCAGAGTATTCGGGTTTGCTGGGCGCAGGAGTGGCTCTGCAGCAGGCGCTTGATCACTGA
- a CDS encoding biliverdin-producing heme oxygenase yields the protein MTDRPALRSQRLNQVTHAPHTELDALVKSHAPFDSRESFARFVVAQYLFQSELQALYNDPQLIAIVPDLAERCRAEQARLDLGDLNTEVPAAVPGALQNPGLGEALGWIFVSEGSKLGAAFLIKRAVALELSDSFGARHLGEPAGGRAEGWKQFTRILDGLELSPEEDAAAERGAVAAFERFTELLKHAYATDAALA from the coding sequence ATGACCGACCGCCCTGCCCTGCGCTCGCAGCGCCTGAACCAGGTAACCCACGCCCCGCATACCGAGCTGGACGCCCTGGTCAAATCCCACGCGCCGTTCGACAGCCGTGAAAGCTTCGCCCGCTTCGTGGTTGCCCAATACCTGTTCCAGTCCGAACTGCAGGCCCTGTACAACGACCCGCAACTGATCGCCATCGTCCCGGACCTGGCCGAACGCTGCCGCGCAGAACAAGCGCGCCTGGACCTCGGCGACCTGAACACCGAAGTGCCGGCCGCCGTCCCCGGCGCTCTGCAAAACCCTGGCCTGGGTGAAGCATTGGGCTGGATCTTCGTCTCCGAAGGCTCCAAACTGGGCGCTGCGTTTCTGATCAAGCGTGCCGTTGCCCTTGAGCTGTCCGACAGCTTCGGTGCCCGCCACCTGGGCGAGCCGGCCGGTGGCCGCGCCGAAGGCTGGAAGCAATTCACTCGCATTCTGGATGGCCTGGAACTGTCGCCCGAAGAAGACGCCGCAGCCGAACGTGGTGCAGTGGCCGCCTTCGAGCGCTTCACCGAGCTGCTCAAACATGCCTATGCCACAGACGCCGCATTGGCCTGA
- a CDS encoding RNA polymerase sigma factor, whose translation MSQSRFNSVFLVQRLSLLRTLQRMVGNSSTAEDLLQETYLRVSRVLGERPIEHLEPFVFQTARNLALDHLRTRRVQARMLVDDVPDEVLHNVAAPVSSNEDAAHAEQLLKHLSVSLNQLTERQQRIFILSRLHGASYLEIADQLKVSASTVQKELKLIMAICMGVADRLK comes from the coding sequence GTGAGTCAGTCCCGGTTCAACTCCGTCTTCCTCGTTCAGCGGCTTTCGTTGCTGCGCACCCTGCAGCGCATGGTCGGCAACAGCAGCACCGCCGAGGATTTGCTGCAGGAAACCTACCTGCGGGTTTCCCGCGTCCTGGGCGAACGCCCCATCGAGCATCTGGAACCCTTTGTATTCCAGACAGCCCGCAACCTGGCACTGGACCACCTGCGTACCCGCCGGGTGCAAGCGCGCATGCTGGTGGACGATGTGCCCGATGAGGTGCTGCACAATGTTGCCGCACCGGTCAGCAGCAATGAGGATGCCGCCCACGCCGAGCAGTTGCTCAAGCACCTGAGCGTCAGCCTCAACCAACTTACCGAGCGCCAGCAGCGCATTTTCATCCTCAGCCGCCTGCACGGCGCGAGCTACCTGGAAATCGCCGACCAGTTGAAGGTGTCTGCCAGCACGGTGCAAAAAGAGCTGAAACTGATCATGGCCATCTGCATGGGTGTGGCCGATCGCCTCAAGTGA